The following DNA comes from Papaver somniferum cultivar HN1 chromosome 4, ASM357369v1, whole genome shotgun sequence.
GAGGCCAAGGTTAACAAGTAAATTTACCAGAAGGCCAGCTAAAACAACGCCACAGAAATTTGCCGACACAGCAGACCAGAATGGCATATCGAACAATGATGCAATAACTGCACCTGTCCATGCCCCGGTTCCAGGAAACGGTACAGCCACAAACAACATCAATCCTAACCACTGAAACTCTTCAATAGGACCAGCCTTTGCTCTTGCATTTTTGAAAAACAGCTCTAGGTATCGTGAGGCAGTAGGACTGCTCCTAGccagatacttttcaaatttcttcaagtagagTAGAATAATGGGCACTGGAACCATGTTGCTGCAGTCATATATTTATAAATTCCAAAATTGATCAGATAACATTTCAGAATGTATCGATCAGATAACTTATACAGAAAGCAAACTCTGTGTGTTTTTTGCACTCAATTCAGGAACAAAAGTTCAACCACGGACTAGTTTCAAACTTAGCAGATAAATGGATACTGCATAACCCCACTTCCTCAAATTCTATTAaccaaaaaatgcaaaattatttTGGGGAAATTAAAATCATACCCATTATGAGATTAACTGAAAAAAGGGTTTCATAAACGAGTAAAAAGAGACTGACCCAAGAACAGATAAGACAGTTAGAAGGAGAGGTTTGAGCTGCAACCAATAACCAACAGGAATAGCACCACGAAGCTCAACAAGAGGAAGTGTAGCTAGGGCAAATACAATCACctcatcagaccaaccagaaccTCTTAAAAAATTAGCTACTTTCAAACCAAAACTTGAAGCTCTAATAGAATCAGCTGAAGCAGCACGAGCACTATCTCCTCCAAAAGTTGCTGTTAAAACAAGTGAAACTGAAGTACAAACCAAAACCCAGAAAACAAATTTAATTGCCTGTTTGGGTTCATCTACATGTGGTAGAAGAATCTCATTATTATcagattctaaaaaaaaattattggaaTTTGCAGCAGAAGTTGTAGTTGATTGGGAGAATTTAACTAGAGGAGAGAAGGAATGGAAAATTGAACAAAACTTGGGCTTCGGAGAAGACTTATGAGGAGAAACGATGAAATCTGTGTTTAAGGAGGGGATTCTTCTGTGGGTTTTTAACGGGAAGAAATTTGTATCAATATACGATATTAGTGACACTAAAAAGGATTAGGATATTAATATATAATATATTGCCAACTCTAAATATTCCAAAAATATGACATGCTTCCTGTCGAAAAAGATGTACATACCTCTTTGTCAATAGTTGGGTCAAGATTTAATCAAGAAAATGCACTAATATAtctttcttcagaaatcataCATTAAGAATCAAACGCCTAAGTCAACTGCTCCTCTAGGGCCCAACTCGCTCTAGTTAAATAGAAAATCACACTTATTATGTAGTTCTATCAATATATgatattagagacactaaaaTAAACACATTTTAATCAAAAATATATTGCCAACTCTAAATAgtgcaaagcatatgaagtgcttcccgtccAATAAGATGTAAAGAAAAAGCACTTGTATATCTTTATTTAGAAATCATATACAAGCGACCAACTCAACTGCTCCATTAGGTTCCAACTCCATGTACTTATATctgttggggttttgttccgtatacaaAATCATATGGCTGAAAACAGACTTTAGGTAACAGTTTTGCAGCAGAAAACAGTGATCTAATGCTgtcaaaaccgtggctaaaggtCAGTTTCGGGTTTGGAATGTCTACAAGGTTTACTAAGATTAAgaaacttgtatgacggtttggtagagtgttttccaagtttaTGGTTTCCTAATTAAGGTTTAAGACCATTCTTAGAAGTTATAGAAGACTTGGggagcaaggatttgtctactatataagagggcttGTATTGTGAGTATAAATCCATTCTCTTGGTTAGTTCTCTAGTAGAATCCTCTCTCTTTATGAGAGTGATTGGGTCACAACCGTTGTATCCTACGATGGTTGGTGATGGGACAAAATCCATGTGAGAAGAGAGACTTGTAGTGAGaacgggtatgggagaaatctagggtttctagggttcatatgggagaagctagaattcatgatgttcttcgtgtccttgtctaaagtcgaagcaaccatggcggtggaggtttatggaacaagaaaaacaaaggaagagataaactcttcgtaatatgtattattgtttctaacgtttagcgctagtgggttacataactagttgattatatgaagtgtgtcgatgtaataacttgttatgataatgaagattctcggggtaGTTTTGGCCGTGaatgtagcctacaaaggtgaaccacgtaatctttgtgtcatgtgtgattgtctattttcgtattgattatatattcgtgctagtattattcgatcatgctaatctaaagatgtaagagaCAGATTTgagctaagttatctaaagtaggatgtttcatggaattgacttctatggaaacatgccggttcgagactaacgtaacctcggtttcccgacaatATCATATAGAGACGCTAAAAAGAAACACATATTAATATATTATAGATTGGCAAATCTAAATAGTACAAAGCATATGAATTACTTCCCATCGAggaagatgtaatcaaggaaatgcaCTTATATATCTTTCTCCAGAAATTGTATACTTGTGTTAAGAATCAAGTGGCCAATCCAACTGCTCTTCCAGGCTGGCTTCCTGTAGTTAAACGAAAAATCACACTGGTTATATCACCCTAAAGAAAATATATGATATTAAAGACACTAAAAAGAAATGCGATATCAATGCAAAATAGATTTCCAACTCTAAATAGTGCAAAACATATGAAGTGCTTCGCGTACaagaagatgtaatcaaggaaatgaactgatatatctttcttagAAATCATATACTTGCGTTAAGAGTCAACTTACCAACTCAGGTGCTCCTTCAGGCTCCAACTCTATATGAACAATCACACCCACTATATAGTTATATCAATATATGATAATAAAtatgatattaatataaaattacTTACCAACTCTAAATAGTGCAAAACATATGAAGTGCTTCTCTTCGAAAACATGTAAATGCATATTTCTCGACATAGCAATAATGTTAGAGCATGCCCTTGTCAAAAACTCACCATCAACAACCGGGTTCTGGTATACTTAGTTTATGGTTTACTCGAATAAGAGAAAGTATATATGTTTTCCACTCATTATCAACATCTCAACATTGTTAGTTTATCTATAAAAAAAACTCAAGGGAGTATTAATTCAAATGCTTTAATCAGAAAACAAACACCTCTGCCTCACTCTTCAAATTcatgatgagattgatttttcattgattatgtCATTACAGAAAATCACAATCTAAGAGATGGGGTTATTCATCTCTCAGACACGGATATTGTCAAATATTCTTTGATTAAAACCATTTCATATGGGAATCCTTGCTTCAAAAGAAACTTGATATCGTGAACAAAATGACAAGATGATGGCAACTAGTATCTCTGAGAAACAAGCTCAAGAAGAATATTTATTCAACTTATTGACACCGAATCTAGATTATCTGACGCTCTCATAAAAACCAGAAATCTTGAAAATGAGTTAGCAATCTTGAGTAAAGATATACAGTAACACTTTGCGGTTTCAAAGTTAGAGATGTTTCTGCTAATTCCCAAGATCTGAGACAAATCAGTTTAGATTTGTCTATTGACTGTAATAATCGAACATAGATTGTTTCGCAATATGATACATCAATCATTtctcataatcataacaatatttgACAAATAACTTTAAATCTTACTTCAATTGTAGCAAAAAGGGTCATTGTTCTAAACGCTGTAAATATCGGATTAAAGACAAACAACTTAGTGAtctcaaagactcatttaatTTTGTTATTGGCTATGTTTCTTGTCATTTAATCATGTGTTACTTCTCAAAAAAACTCGTGAACTCATGTTCATGATTTATGCATGATATCTCGAAATTGCAAGAGAGCAACTTCATGCTTCTGAAAAGAATGAGGAATAATGGTTTGAATCGAAGCTTATGAAGATGATTGTCGAATTGAACCTCTTGAACGCAAAGTTCAATAAAATGAAGGAAAGAAAGAACCTCAAAAGAAACATTGAGGAGTTTGTAATTAAGCAGGTCGTATCAAAAGATAATAAAACTTTCTTATTTTTGTCCTTTAAGAATAGAATAATCAGATGTTGATTATTATATCATGCATTATTTGTATAAGGTGTATTCGCAACTATCAATAAAAAGTGAAtcataagtttttatttctatcCGAGACTATCTCCTACTACTGATTTgcttcttttgtgttttttctaTATGTTCTGTAGTATTTTTTGtataatagtttaacaaatttcaTGTTGCGTTTTCTAGGCCTAGAATGTCATATCAGCAAGAATGACCATGTTCATTTATGGTACAAAGGAACAgtttgaaaaggaaaataaattgtGGCATGTAGcctcaaaaaaaaggtatgttttCAACTCCTCATTTGCATGGAAATGCAGTGAGTTGTCCACCTCAGGTAAAACATTCTTATGATTGAATATTcatatgtttcatttttttttcttccaaggtGCAGGAATCTGTTAAGAAGGGCCTAAGGTACCCTCTAATAGGGCTAATCAAATAGGTAGAAATATTTTACTCCAAAATCAGAAATCATGGGGgagaaattatttttattaacaAACTAGTGGGTAAAGCCAAATTACTAATCTGTTTAGGGAAAAATCTCAAAAACATATGGTATCTATAAACATGTGGTAATAATAGACATGTGGATATTCAgtcatttttcaaaaaaattactAACCGGGATGTTAACTACTTTTTTAACAAACATGTGTTATCAATAAATATATGAGTATATAAAGGAATATACGACTTACTTCCAGGAACATCAGCCACTATAAGGATGTCCTTATAAGTATCACGACTATAATGTCATTCTGTTTAAAGAGAATAATAAACAAAGAGACTCTTATCAACATTAACTAATAAAGAAAAACCTAACACgtgtgttagagtattgctcggttaaatccaccaagcgttggtatctcaagtttgGTTGTGATATATTAGTTCCAAAACTTGAAGCCACATGATTTGATTACTAAAGTTAACTTTGTTATGTTAGAATAGGAAAATAGAAATGTTAAGACTCGCTCTTGTTACTCATGAATAACTTGAAGACGCATCAACATCAACGAACATATTATCCTTCAGTTTGAGGTTAATAACAACTTAACTTATTTCATTTCTATCTTG
Coding sequences within:
- the LOC113272747 gene encoding uncharacterized protein LOC113272747, which produces MELEPNGAVELVALSLISYIDTNFFPLKTHRRIPSLNTDFIVSPHKSSPKPKFCSIFHSFSPLVKFSQSTTTSAANSNNFFLESDNNEILLPHVDEPKQAIKFVFWVLVCTSVSLVLTATFGGDSARAASADSIRASSFGLKVANFLRGSGWSDEVIVFALATLPLVELRGAIPVGYWLQLKPLLLTVLSVLGNMVPVPIILLYLKKFEKYLARSSPTASRYLELFFKNARAKAGPIEEFQWLGLMLFVAVPFPGTGAWTGAVIASLFDMPFWSAVSANFCGVVLAGLLVNLLVNLGLKYAVVTGSILFFVSTFMWSILRYLKKPKLSSSN